Proteins found in one Quercus robur chromosome 2, dhQueRobu3.1, whole genome shotgun sequence genomic segment:
- the LOC126701932 gene encoding histidine biosynthesis bifunctional protein hisIE, chloroplastic-like: MESSSSAERVNNLTLYSLESTISQRKAELAAEQNGKRSWTKRLLLDNKLLCSKIREEADELCRTLEENEDKSRTASEMADVLYHAMVLLANKDVKIEDGMQVLRQRFSQSGVEENRGRISQG, encoded by the exons ATGGAAAGTTCTTCAAGTGCAGAGAG AGTCAACAATCTCACGTTGTACTCATTAGAGTCAACAATCTCCCAACGCAAAGCAGAATTAGCAGCAGAACAAAATGGAAAACGCTCGTGGACAAAAAGATTGTTACTTGATAATAAACTTCTGTGCTCAAAAATCAG GGAGGAAGCAGATGAGTTGTGTCGAACATTGGAGGAGAATGAAGATAAGTCACGTACGGCCTCAGAGATGGCAGATGTCCTCTATCATGCCATGGTTCTTTTGGCAAATAAAGATGTGAAAATAGAAGATGGTATGCAAGTTCTTCGGCAGAGATTTTCTCAGTCAGGTGTCGAGGAAAATAGAGGTCGAATATCTCAAGGCTAG
- the LOC126701942 gene encoding early nodulin-like protein 1 yields the protein MHPRFLAYTVFEYDPKIDSVLRVTKEDYESCNKAKPIEKYKEGMTKIELNHSGPFYFICGSEGKRNERGQKLIVDVLSNGEHSLHTSITNTSPELTPANSPNPGYAHGLRAGFMTVVMGIGTLVVMVLL from the coding sequence ATGCATCCTCGTTTTCTTGCCTACACAGTCTTTGAGTATGACCCCAAAATTGACTCAGTACTAAGAGTGACAAAAGAGGACTACGAGAGTTGCAACAAAGCGAAGCCAATTGAAAAATACAAGGAGGGCATGACCAAGATTGAGTTGAACCATTCAGGACCATTCTATTTCATATGTGGGTCTGAGGGGAAACGTAATGAAAGAGGTCAGAAGCTAATTGTGGATGTCTTGTCTAATGGAGAACATAGCCTTCACACTTCGATAACAAATACTTCTCCGGAACTGACACCAGCAAATTCACCAAATCCTGGTTATGCTCATGGATTAAGGGCTGGATTTATGACTGTTGTTATGGGAATTGGGACTTTGGTGGTGATGGTGTTACTTTGA